A genomic stretch from Desulfotomaculum sp. includes:
- the feoB gene encoding ferrous iron transport protein B — translation MNGKNIVIALAGNPNSGKTTIFNALTGGRQHVGNYPGVTVERKEGRVKYKGHEITVIDLPGTYGLSAYSPDEVVARQVIIGGKPDILVNIADASNLERNLYLTMQLKELGIPVIVVLNMADVAENNKVKINYKLLSQLLGLPVIRAVGSKNEGIKEILEAVINNDSKQSSPRERQVRYRPEIEKELSRLQEILQTLKPPGSEAAAGIDAGVSFPSLPHRWLLTKLLENDKEASKQIAVYEESQSLRSEVEQSRTRLNNLLGEDPEMALVEDRYALVRGICREACQRSTLDKPTITEKIDNVLLNRVLGIPIFLGLMWLLFQLTFTLGSPPMDWIDSGVSFLGEWLNSNLADGMLRSLLVDGIIGGVGGIIVFLPNIVLLFLGIAFLEGTGYMARAAFVMDQVMHKAGLHGKSFVPMLIGFGCGVPALMASRTLENPRDRLVTMLVTPLMSCGARLPVYSLLIAAFFPNQMGGNILFSIYLLGIFMAIFMARVFRTWVLPGETEPFVMELPTYQLPTIKYILIHMWERAWLYLKKAGTILLAISILMWGLFTFPTVVSRGAEGENTASQLENSYAGRLGKVIEPVFSPLGFDWKTSVALVAGFGAKEVVVSTLGTLYSIEDEDALAEEEEESVSGFAERAREQSGYTPLVAYVLMVFTLLYVPCMALIAVMKRETNGWKWPLFTIGYTVVLAWVVSFLVYRGGLLFGIGI, via the coding sequence ATGAACGGTAAAAATATTGTGATTGCCCTGGCCGGCAATCCCAACTCCGGAAAAACTACAATATTCAATGCTCTGACAGGCGGCCGGCAGCACGTGGGCAATTATCCCGGAGTAACAGTGGAAAGAAAAGAAGGCCGAGTTAAATATAAGGGTCATGAAATTACAGTAATCGACCTTCCCGGGACCTACGGTTTATCAGCCTACTCTCCGGATGAAGTTGTGGCGCGTCAGGTTATTATTGGAGGAAAACCCGATATCCTGGTTAATATTGCTGACGCTTCAAACTTGGAGCGCAACCTCTATCTGACCATGCAGTTAAAAGAACTCGGGATTCCAGTCATAGTGGTGTTAAATATGGCTGATGTGGCCGAAAATAACAAAGTCAAGATCAATTACAAACTGCTTTCCCAACTCCTGGGCCTTCCGGTCATACGCGCCGTAGGCAGCAAAAACGAAGGTATAAAAGAGATTCTGGAGGCTGTTATAAATAACGATTCCAAACAGTCGAGTCCACGGGAACGACAGGTCCGCTATCGCCCGGAAATTGAAAAGGAATTAAGCCGCTTGCAGGAGATATTACAAACTCTAAAACCGCCGGGATCGGAAGCTGCAGCAGGAATAGACGCGGGTGTTTCATTTCCTTCCTTGCCCCATCGGTGGCTGCTAACAAAGCTACTGGAAAATGATAAGGAAGCAAGTAAGCAAATCGCTGTTTATGAGGAAAGCCAAAGTCTAAGGAGTGAAGTTGAGCAAAGCCGTACCCGCCTTAACAACCTTCTGGGCGAGGATCCGGAAATGGCTTTGGTGGAAGACCGCTATGCTCTCGTTCGCGGTATTTGCCGTGAGGCCTGCCAAAGAAGTACTTTAGATAAGCCAACCATAACAGAAAAAATTGATAATGTCCTGTTAAATCGTGTTCTGGGCATTCCCATATTTTTAGGCTTGATGTGGCTGCTTTTTCAATTAACCTTCACGCTAGGTTCTCCCCCCATGGACTGGATTGACTCCGGAGTATCCTTCCTGGGAGAGTGGCTAAACTCGAATCTGGCTGATGGTATGCTGCGCTCCCTGCTGGTAGACGGCATCATCGGTGGCGTAGGTGGAATCATTGTCTTTTTACCCAATATTGTGCTGCTCTTCCTGGGCATCGCCTTTCTTGAAGGAACGGGTTACATGGCCCGGGCTGCCTTTGTGATGGATCAGGTTATGCACAAGGCCGGCCTGCATGGAAAATCCTTTGTTCCTATGCTGATAGGTTTCGGTTGCGGGGTTCCGGCTCTGATGGCCAGCCGCACCTTGGAAAATCCTCGCGATCGTCTGGTTACCATGCTAGTCACCCCGCTGATGAGCTGCGGGGCACGGCTACCGGTTTACAGCCTTTTGATCGCCGCTTTTTTCCCGAATCAAATGGGAGGAAACATTTTATTCTCTATTTATCTGCTTGGTATTTTCATGGCCATTTTCATGGCCCGGGTATTTCGGACCTGGGTGTTGCCTGGCGAGACTGAACCTTTTGTCATGGAACTGCCTACCTATCAATTACCAACCATAAAATATATTCTCATCCACATGTGGGAACGGGCCTGGCTCTATCTGAAAAAGGCAGGGACCATACTTCTGGCCATTTCTATTTTAATGTGGGGCCTTTTTACCTTCCCTACCGTAGTCAGCCGGGGAGCGGAAGGAGAAAATACCGCTTCCCAGTTGGAAAACAGCTATGCTGGACGGCTTGGCAAGGTTATAGAACCGGTGTTCAGCCCGTTGGGCTTTGACTGGAAAACCAGTGTAGCCCTGGTTGCTGGTTTTGGAGCCAAGGAAGTGGTGGTCAGCACATTAGGAACCCTTTACAGTATAGAAGACGAGGATGCTCTGGCGGAAGAAGAAGAGGAATCTGTGAGCGGATTCGCCGAAAGAGCCCGGGAACAATCCGGTTATACTCCGCTGGTAGCCTATGTGCTGATGGTATTTACCCTGCTCTATGTTCCTTGCATGGCCCTAATCGCTGTCATGAAGAGAGAGACTAATGGATGGAAATGGCCTTTGTTTACCATAGGATATACTGTGGTCCTGGCCTGGGTGGTTTCGTTTCTTGTCTACCGGGGAGGATTGTTGTTCGGAATTGGGATATGA
- a CDS encoding nitrogenase → MEKETTYCKNVNEDPCNMCMPMGGILPFKGIEQSMVIIHGSQGCSTYMRRHIAEHFNEPIDVASSSLNEKGTVYGGEGSLKRGLDNLIKVYKPGFVGVLTTCLADTIGEDVERITSEYLKEKRLENLPVVTVSTPGYGGTHTEGYFLAVKNIITKLVRRTEKHSKINVLVPNLSPADIREIKRILQLMKADYVLLPDYSDTLDRPFERPYKKIPEGGTKPADITRMSGAAATIQMGVTVDDSISPGRYLETEFGVPLHNVPIPMGIENTDLFINLLEQLTHNPVPKSLEHERGRLLDCMIDSHKYNFQGRGVVFGEPENVYAIVKTCMENGVSLVVAATGSKSSKLTGLLKTLLSQHQEEACILNEADFSQIREKSREMAANIAIGHSDGRYLTEREGIPLVRIGFPIHDRVGGQRLLSVGYVGTTMFLDRVTNTLLENKYKNYRSSMYQQFYQGTAEKGSLPL, encoded by the coding sequence ATGGAAAAAGAAACTACCTATTGCAAAAATGTTAATGAAGACCCCTGCAATATGTGCATGCCCATGGGAGGCATCCTGCCCTTCAAGGGTATAGAGCAGTCCATGGTCATTATTCACGGTTCCCAGGGCTGCAGCACTTATATGCGCAGGCACATCGCGGAACATTTCAACGAGCCAATCGACGTAGCCTCTTCCTCGCTCAATGAAAAAGGAACGGTTTACGGCGGGGAAGGCAGTTTAAAAAGAGGTCTTGATAATTTAATCAAGGTGTATAAACCCGGATTTGTCGGCGTCCTTACCACCTGTCTGGCGGACACAATCGGTGAGGATGTAGAACGGATTACTTCAGAGTATCTCAAAGAAAAAAGGCTGGAGAATTTACCTGTTGTTACTGTATCCACACCCGGCTACGGAGGAACTCATACTGAAGGCTATTTTCTGGCCGTAAAAAATATCATAACCAAACTGGTGCGAAGGACGGAAAAACATTCGAAAATTAATGTCCTTGTCCCCAATCTAAGCCCGGCCGACATCAGGGAGATCAAGAGGATTCTGCAATTGATGAAGGCTGATTATGTCCTGCTCCCTGACTATTCCGACACGCTGGACCGCCCTTTCGAAAGGCCTTACAAAAAGATACCCGAAGGGGGAACAAAGCCGGCCGATATAACCCGGATGTCCGGGGCCGCGGCTACAATCCAGATGGGCGTGACGGTGGATGACAGTATCTCGCCGGGCAGATATCTGGAAACTGAGTTTGGTGTCCCCCTTCATAACGTACCTATACCCATGGGCATAGAGAACACGGATCTATTTATCAACCTATTGGAGCAATTGACTCATAATCCTGTTCCTAAAAGCCTGGAACATGAAAGGGGAAGACTTCTGGATTGCATGATTGATTCTCATAAATATAATTTCCAGGGAAGGGGTGTCGTTTTCGGCGAGCCGGAGAATGTATACGCCATTGTTAAAACCTGTATGGAAAACGGTGTCTCCCTGGTAGTAGCGGCTACAGGCAGCAAAAGCAGCAAACTGACCGGACTGTTAAAAACCCTGCTTAGCCAGCACCAGGAAGAAGCCTGTATTTTAAATGAAGCTGATTTTTCGCAAATCAGGGAGAAAAGCAGAGAAATGGCAGCTAATATTGCCATTGGTCATTCCGACGGCAGGTATTTGACTGAAAGAGAAGGTATTCCCCTGGTAAGAATCGGCTTCCCCATTCATGACCGGGTCGGAGGACAGCGGTTGTTGTCGGTAGGATATGTGGGCACTACCATGTTCCTGGACCGGGTTACTAATACGCTGCTGGAAAACAAATATAAAAATTACCGTAGCTCAATGTATCAGCAATTCTATCAAGGTACTGCAGAAAAAGGATCACTGCCGCTGTGA
- the nifE gene encoding nitrogenase iron-molybdenum cofactor biosynthesis protein NifE: MKATQPSDVAIAERKNFICTKGKHKQQLKCDADSIAGSISQRACVYCGARVVLNPITDAVHLVHGPIGCASYTWDIRGSLSSGSDLYRFSFSTDLKEQDIIFGGEKKLAGAIDELVQKYNPELVLVYSTCIIGVIGDDLEAVCKTAAQKHKIKVIPVQSSGFIGNKAAGYRAACDVLMRLIEPESSKGIQKSKSINYLGDYNLAGEVWIIKNYLKQIGIDVNVTFTGDSRYATLKTAAGASFNIVQCAGSMTYLAEKMEELYGIPYLNVSFLGIEDTSESLRKIARAFHDVEMMRKTENLIKNEVAGIAPEIRRYREKLKGKKAAIYVGGGFKAVSLIKQFKEIGIEVVMIGTQTGRREDYEKINDLVDDGTVILDDANPSELEEFMMEKGAHLLVGGVKERPLAYKLGVAFVDHNHDRKHPLSGFTGAVNFAREVYSTVCSPVWDYLDSPGGVYYGKRNYLLQKC, translated from the coding sequence ATGAAAGCGACTCAACCGTCAGACGTTGCTATTGCAGAAAGAAAAAACTTCATCTGCACGAAAGGAAAGCACAAGCAGCAATTGAAATGCGATGCCGACAGCATTGCCGGCAGTATCAGCCAGAGGGCCTGTGTTTATTGCGGGGCAAGGGTTGTTTTAAATCCAATCACGGACGCCGTACACTTGGTGCACGGACCTATCGGCTGCGCCAGTTATACCTGGGATATCCGGGGCAGCCTGAGCAGCGGTTCCGATTTATACCGGTTCAGCTTTTCTACCGATTTGAAAGAACAGGACATAATTTTCGGCGGTGAGAAAAAGCTTGCCGGGGCAATCGACGAATTGGTTCAAAAATATAACCCCGAACTGGTGCTGGTCTATTCAACCTGTATTATCGGTGTCATCGGCGACGACCTGGAAGCAGTTTGTAAAACTGCCGCCCAAAAACACAAGATTAAGGTGATTCCTGTACAATCCAGCGGTTTCATAGGTAATAAAGCAGCGGGATACCGGGCCGCCTGCGATGTGCTCATGCGCCTGATCGAACCTGAAAGCAGTAAAGGAATTCAAAAAAGCAAAAGCATTAATTATCTGGGTGACTATAACCTTGCCGGCGAGGTTTGGATTATCAAGAACTATTTAAAGCAAATCGGTATTGATGTCAACGTGACTTTTACCGGGGATTCCAGATACGCAACATTAAAAACTGCGGCCGGAGCTTCTTTCAATATAGTACAGTGCGCCGGCTCAATGACATATTTGGCCGAGAAAATGGAGGAACTGTACGGCATTCCCTATCTGAACGTGTCTTTCCTGGGCATAGAAGATACGTCGGAATCTCTGAGAAAAATCGCCAGAGCTTTTCATGATGTAGAGATGATGCGCAAAACCGAAAATCTTATTAAAAACGAAGTAGCCGGGATTGCGCCAGAAATCCGGCGCTACCGGGAGAAATTGAAGGGCAAGAAGGCAGCTATCTATGTAGGTGGAGGATTCAAGGCAGTTTCACTGATTAAACAGTTTAAAGAGATAGGGATAGAGGTGGTCATGATCGGCACTCAAACAGGCCGGCGGGAAGATTATGAAAAAATCAACGACCTGGTGGATGACGGGACAGTCATACTTGACGACGCAAACCCTTCGGAACTGGAAGAGTTTATGATGGAAAAAGGGGCCCATCTCCTGGTGGGAGGAGTAAAGGAAAGGCCGCTGGCCTACAAGCTGGGTGTCGCTTTTGTTGACCATAATCATGATCGGAAACATCCCTTGAGTGGATTTACCGGGGCGGTTAATTTCGCCAGGGAAGTTTACTCCACGGTTTGCTCTCCGGTCTGGGATTATTTAGATAGTCCGGGAGGCGTTTATTATGGAAAAAGAAACTACCTATTGCAAAAATGTTAA
- a CDS encoding iron transporter FeoA, protein MNRTLKDLVPGDTARIKAVNGNSSIRRRIVEMGLLPGVELMMERYAPLGDPIEVKSQGFHLSLRKEEADTIILE, encoded by the coding sequence ATGAACCGCACTTTAAAAGACCTGGTTCCCGGAGACACTGCCCGTATTAAAGCTGTTAACGGCAACAGCAGCATCCGCCGCCGCATAGTGGAAATGGGGCTGTTACCAGGAGTGGAACTCATGATGGAGCGTTACGCTCCCCTGGGCGACCCGATAGAAGTAAAAAGCCAGGGATTTCATCTGTCTTTGCGTAAAGAAGAAGCGGATACCATTATCCTGGAATAA
- the nifB gene encoding nitrogenase cofactor biosynthesis protein NifB yields the protein MNCPYTQEQNSSLLPLNTLDKTGRHPCFSFNAHLKFARMHLPVAPYCNINCNYCNRKYDCLHESRPGVTSEILSPESAHQKYKFVKEKIGNLSVAGIAGPGDALANWTNTRKTIELIKQTDPEVIFCLSTNGLKLPEYAPRIVELGIKHVTVTVNCLDPEIGERIYRFINYKGKRYKGIEGAGILINNQLAGIEYLAGCGVAIKVNIVAIKSINDRHIPDIVKKVKELGVFITNIMPLIPAEGSAFANLPQISMKDLNKLRNACQADLQQMYHCRQCRADAVGLLGDDRSFEFSSVNKVCCQ from the coding sequence ATGAACTGTCCGTATACACAAGAGCAAAACAGCAGCCTGCTGCCGTTAAATACGCTGGATAAGACCGGCAGGCATCCTTGTTTTTCATTTAATGCCCACCTGAAGTTTGCCAGAATGCATTTGCCCGTAGCGCCCTATTGTAATATAAACTGCAACTATTGCAACAGAAAATATGATTGTTTGCACGAGAGCAGGCCCGGTGTAACGAGCGAAATCCTGTCGCCCGAATCTGCTCATCAAAAATACAAATTTGTGAAAGAAAAGATCGGGAACCTGAGTGTGGCAGGCATAGCCGGGCCGGGAGACGCATTGGCTAACTGGACAAATACCAGGAAGACTATTGAGTTGATCAAGCAAACGGACCCGGAGGTTATATTCTGTTTATCCACCAACGGATTGAAATTGCCCGAATATGCCCCGCGAATTGTTGAACTGGGCATCAAACATGTGACTGTTACAGTAAATTGTCTTGATCCGGAAATAGGGGAAAGAATTTATAGATTTATCAATTATAAAGGAAAAAGATACAAAGGAATTGAAGGAGCCGGAATCTTAATCAATAACCAGCTGGCGGGAATAGAATATCTGGCCGGGTGCGGGGTAGCGATCAAAGTAAACATTGTCGCAATTAAAAGCATCAATGATCGCCATATTCCGGACATTGTTAAGAAGGTTAAGGAATTAGGGGTATTCATAACCAATATTATGCCGCTTATACCTGCGGAAGGCAGCGCTTTTGCAAACCTTCCTCAGATAAGCATGAAAGACTTAAATAAGTTAAGAAATGCCTGTCAAGCCGACCTGCAGCAAATGTATCATTGCCGGCAATGCAGAGCCGATGCCGTTGGTTTATTGGGCGACGACCGGTCTTTTGAATTTTCTTCAGTAAACAAAGTATGCTGTCAATAA